The genomic region caaaccctaaactaaaacaGATGTTAAGACACACATACCGAAGGAAACTAACCCGATGGTTCTGCCACGGGTAGAGTACGGATACTACTTTGGATAGCGACCTCACGAGAGGGATCACGCTGACTAAAGGAAAAGTTAAGCTAAAAGAGGGGCTATTGAAAACTCCTGGGAACCGTCGAATAGGAGAACGGTAGATGGAGTCTTCGAGCCAGATCAAGAAAATTATTTGCAAGGATGACGAGTTCACGAGAGAAATCACGTcaatcaaaatagtcattttgaaaGAAGGACTAAAGATGAAAAACTCTTTGGAATCCGTCGAATTTGAGAGACGGTGGAAAGAGTTCTTAGTCGGACTCGATCACCCCCTGATGATAAGAGTAGCGAGAAACCATTTGtctgaaaggggaaagggatagctaaaaatggaaaattaggtCCAACCCGCTATGAGGTGTGGCGGAAATTGACCGAGctcaattttgactttcaagctgcctacgtatcctaaaaatttaggaatTAGGTCAAGTGTAGTTTATGCCTCAGAGGCaattttccttcattgcattccttcttcttctttttttttttcgaatgcGGAGCCTAAACATAATACTTTTTCAGCTGATCTAAGTTGGTCAGGTACTGCAGTTCTTGACCATCAAGATCTACAAGGCGTATTGCCTTCCCTAGGAGGATTTCCTTCACCGCaaaagggccactccagtttggCCTAAACTTGCCCCTTGGGTGATGAATGGGTGCTCTCTGCTCCTTTAAAACCAAATCTCTTACTTCCAAGGAATGTGGGTGGACTTTTTTGTTGAAAACCCTTGCAACTcacagttgatacttcttcatgttgtctattgccttcatcctttttcCATCAATGAGGTTCAACTCCTCGTACCTTGACTTGAGCCAATCCACTTCTAGAATCTGACTCTCCATAAGGATTCTAAGAGAGGGGACCTTTATCTCAACCGAGAGGACTGCTTCCATCCCGTATACTAAAGAGTACGGAGTTGCCCCAGTTGGAGTTCTAATAGAAGTCCGATAAGCCCATAAGGCATAAGGTAATTTGTTAGCCCAATCATTGTTCCTATCAGCCATTTTCTAGAGTATGaccttcatgtttttgtttgccGCTTCAACCACTCCATTGGTTTGAGGGCGATAAGGAGAAGACCTGTGCTTTGCAATCCTGAATTGGTCACACAACTCCTGTGCCTTGCCCCTAAAATGTTGACCTTGGTCAGAAACCACCTCATAGGGCATCCCATGTCGGCAAATGATATGTTCTTGCGAAAATTTGGCCACCTTTGCCACTGTGAGTTTTGCGTATGACTgagcctctacccatttggtgaagtaatcaatagctaccaacACAAACTCGTGCCCGTTCGAAGCTTTGGGGTTAATTTTTCTGATCACATCGATACCCCAAGTGGAAAAAGGCCACGGAGAACTCAGCGTGTGCAATTCTGTTGGGGGCACATGGATTAGGTTGGAAAAAATCTGACATTTATGGCACTTCTTCACAAATTCTGTGCAATTGGCTTCTAgtgtattccaaaaataccctaagcggagaattttcttagccaacatatgggcattcatatgaggGCCACAGATTCCCTAATGTACTTGCTCCAAGATTGTCTatgcttgatcttcatccatGCACACCAGTTGTACACCATCAAAAGATCGCTTGTATAAAATATCTTCATGTAAtatgaattgggtggcataaCGCCTCAGGAACCTTTTATCTCCTTGGGTAGCATCTGCAGGGTACTTCCCCtctctgataaaatccacaatatgggAAAACCAAGGCCTACCATCTACTTTCAGGGCGTTGACGAAGCCTTGATGTGAAGGATGATCTCTCCGATCTATAATAAATGGTTGTATTTGCTCACCCAGACCAAAATTGACCATCGATGCAAAAGTAGCCAaagcatcagcaaacctgttattgTCCCTCtagaaatagtcaaaactaattTCTGTAAACTGCTTCATTAGAGACTCTACACACCCTTGAtatggttttaacttttcctcctttgttttcCACTTACCTTAGACTTGGCATATGACAATCGACGAATCTCCGTATACTTCCAATCTTTTGACCCCAATAGAGATGGCTACTTTCAATCCCATGAGGCAAGCTTCATACTCGGCCATGTTGTTGGTGCACTCAAAGTCCAACCTATATGCCATGGGTATGTTCAACCCTTCAGGAGTTATAAGTAGAACTCCGGCTCCGCAACCTTTATGATTGGcagctccatcaaagaacatttgCCAAATGCCAACTTCATTTTCAACCTCGACAGAAACTACATCTTCATCTGGAAATATGTCATTCAAAGGCCTCATATCAACAACTGGATGTGCGGATAGATGTTCAGCGatgacactacccttgatggacTTCTGGGTGACATACACAATGTCGAACTCCGCTAAGAGCAATAACCAACGTGCTAATCTTCCTGTCAACGTGGGTTTCTCAAAAAGatacttgatgggatccatttTGGATACCAAAAAGACTGAATAGGTCAACATGTAATGTCTCAACCTCCTTGTTGCCCAAACCAAAGCTGCACAAGTCTTCTCTAGGGTTGTGTACCTTGTCTCACAGTCtgtgaacttcttactaaggtaataaattgcttGCTCTGTATGCCCATCTAGACCATGCTGAGCCACCATCGATCCCATGGAGGTTTCTAATACAGAGAGATACAACAATAATGGCCTTTCGGGAGTAGGgggaatgaggattggtgggtttacCAGGTAGCTCTTGATGCGATCAAAAGCCAATTGGCATTAAGGATTCCACCTCTTAGGTTGATCCTTTTTCAGTAATTTGAAGATCGATTCACATATGGCTGTTAGTTGAGAAATAAACCGACTAATGTATTGGATCCTTCCTAAAAACCCTCGAATTTCCTTCTCCGTTTGAGGAGGTGACATTTCTGTTATCGCTTTGATTTTGGATGAGTCAATCTCAATACCTCTCTCACTTACCATGAACCCCAAAAGCATACCACCTGTcaccccaaatacacatttttgtgggttcagtctcagtttgaactccttgatcctctcaaagaaaACCCTTAAAGCCTTAAAGTGCCCTTCTCAATTAATCAATTTGAcaatcatgtcatctacatacacctccacttctttgtgtatcaaatcatgcaagatagtggtggcggccctttggtaggtagcacctacattcttcaaaccaaaaggcatcaccctgTATCTATAAGTGCCCCAATCCGTAGTGAAAGATGTCTTGTCTttatctttgggattcatttggatctgattgtaaccagaaaacccatccatgaataATAGAAGCACATGCCCCGCAGTATTATCCACTAAAAGATCGATGTGTGGTAAGGGAAAATTATCTTTGGGCCTCGCCCTATTAATGTCCCTATAATCCACACATAACCTAATccgaccatccttctttggtacaACTACGACATTTGCCAACCATTCAGTATACCTCGTCACCTCAATGAACCCTACACTGAGTTGCTTGGAAATCTCCTcttttaccatcaaagcccaacatgggattagtttagcaacttatgaaaccctaaattaattaattcgattaattgagtctaacctagatggatgattaatgaacttatgaaatcctaaattgaactaatggGCTTAATTGAGCCTAGCCTAGATGGATggctaataaaattataaaatcctaaattgaactaattggTATGATTAAAGATTTAACACATCATGAGATCCTATAATAGATTATTTGCAAGCGGTATCTAAATGGTTGGTAAAGTAAAGTATGGCATGGAATCCTATTTATGCTAGTTTGCAAATGACTTTTAACTAGATTAAAACTATGTTTATTAACTATATTAGATGATCAAAAGAGGGATGTAATTAAAGCTAGTTAGTCTAGTTACACTTATCTAGGGTTTAAAATTGAATCTAAAAGATTGGTTGAATGCAATATGAGTCCTACTTTGATCTTATTGTTTAATGGATTTTAGAACAACTAAGTGAAAGATGCCTAAAACTATCctagattaggtaaaaaaaaaagcggATATGCTAAATCTAAGTATATACTACATTATATGAAATAAATCTAAATTGCTCTAAGGTTATGATTTACCTAATTAAACtggtaaatagataaaaaaaattggttaacCTAAATTGTTTAGATTAGCTACAATAAATTAAAGCAAAATTATTAAACCAGATATGATGGAATCCAATTAGAGTATGATATAGATTAAAAATATTCCAACAAATGGTAAGAAATATGATTAGACCATgttgaaagtaaaataaaatacctaagcTAGATTTACTACTAAgcttaaggtttttttttgtgaagttgaatttagattaaaaggaagaaaagaaataaaaaagagggaaaaaggggGGNTTTAgattaaaaggaagaaaagaaattaaaaaaaaaagagggaaaaagggggggttcGGTTGGTGCTGGTTCagtagtgaagaagaagaagaagaatatggtTCAGATTTCGATAATGGAAGGAATGAAGGTGAGGATGGACTTGGTTGCAGGTTTAGACATGAATGATGCGGCCAagtgaaggaaagaagaagaagatggtggaATTCGGTTTcagcaaaggaagaaaagaaagaaaagaagaggaagaagaagaagaagaataaggagtagttgcaggtttcggttgcagcagcagggaagaagaagagaaaaagaaaaagaagaagaagaagaagaaaggaggagaaaggtgcggctgcggttcggttgcagcagcagggaagaagaagagaaaaagaagaagaaggaaggaggaggaaggtgTGGCTGCAGgtccggttgcagcagcagggaagaagaagagaaaaagaagaagaagaagaagaagaagaaggaaggaggaggaaggtgTGGCTGCAGgtccggttgcagcagcagggaagaagaagagaagaagaagtgagtTGCAGGGTTCGGTCGCTGCAgattttggaggaaggaaagaaaaagaagatgagaagaaggagaagaagaagaagaagaaggggtgttcggttgcaggttcggttaggaagaaaaagaagtagcaggaggagaagaagaggaagaaaaggtgttcagttgcaggttcggttaggaagaaaaagagaagaagaagaagagaaggaggagaggtTGAGTTCGGTGGCTGCCGGTTAGTGGTTGCAGCAgcggggaagaagaaaagaagaagaagaagaagaagagaaggaggtgcaggttcggttaggaggaatagaagaggaagaagaagggagtggagaggggcggctggagaagaaagatggaagagaggaagaagaagaagaaatgggattaGGTTACagctgagatcctaatctaagggtctagattaaaagaacaaaaacaatttaaaaaaaaaaaactaaaccaaatcaaatctacttaagtaagcatcttaaataaaaaaaccaattaaacctaattaatctaaaagaatcaattaaacctaaatacctttaattggaccggaataaatcaattcacatctaatgaaccgtattgaaccaaactgaaactaattaaacataattaatctaaaaaaatcaattattaataaattagaaattaatctattaaattagataagctagttctaaactgcaattaggagaagaaaaatacattaaaccggctttaatcaagaaacaaggggagataacccttgtgcttcaagaccaaaatcgaaccgaaccggactaggtttcccggctcaaggaagaattacacattcaaaattttatacttggagagattctttatttagagagagagaattagcaaaaaccttcatggggccatattccttctcccaaatttttctcctcctctggaagagaggaagggctattcttatagccttgggacttgggacaattctctcttatttccgatgtggaactaaaaaactagagagaataaTCCAAAAAGGCTTGTTTTTGGACAaagggtttgggcgccatgtggcactctttggctgctcggaatggaatctgataccgaactttggagtcaactttcgggggtcatatcttttaaaccgtttgtcggaattcgacgtgtaatatgtcattagaaagctcagtccgagcactatccaatgatgtgagacacgattgtagtctcgatcgggaacctttacgaaaatatgcataaagtagggacccggatcatataataAAGGAGAGAATCgagcgtcgattcgcatagttctcgcatcaaagtgtaatgtccgacttgaggggacaaataacaataatccacaacatcaaattctaatttttgaaaacattttctcttgaaagtttataggaaaaaatggtcattttctactctaagtttgaaaattctccaagtctaaaatatccaacatgtaatccttcaaattgtcatcattgccagggggtgacaaaattcggtgtctacacatGTGCAGTCTACCATGCTTAATCGGTGAGGTCAGAGCCTCCAGAACTCATGGTGTTGACCCTACTGGCggtagaaaaataaaagaactcttttagggttttttgctcTGATACAATTGAATTATGGGAGTGATTTGGCTTGTTAGATATGAGAGAGgccaattttatttataatatgagAAGGTATTACAATCATGGGATGTTAGTTAAGGATGAGTCATAATCCTTATCCTTCATCTATACAGAATCTACTACAGAGTATATCCATCATATCTAGGCACTTTAACAAGAAACAATGGTGagagaataaaccaaatcacCAAATCAAACCACAATGTTTGCTTTCTCTAGTTCAAACCATCTCCCTATTGATGGGAAGAAGTTTATAGAGGTGGTGGAATGGGCAAAGTtggaaatataaaaaaaggtaCCACAAACACAATATATCAAGCGTTGGTACCCACTTTTAAATGATTTCGTTGGTATTAAAGATGTTCAAGTGTATTTgcacaaaaaatttcaaatgaagGGGCTTGGTTCTCTCCATTATTTTCTGGGTATTGAAGTCGTTTGAAGTAATAAATGCATTAGATTGTCTTATATGTAGTATGTGTTGGATCTTCGTGCTGAGACTGGAATGTTAGATGCTAAACCAGCAGATACACAAATAGATCCTCGTGTAAAATTTGGAATTGATGAAGGTAAACCTTTTTAAGATAAGCTTGGTTGGCAAGCTCATATACCTGACTTTACTAGGCCTGATATGTCTTTTGCTATTGGGGTTGTCAATCAGTTTATCGACTAAAGAGGTGCACTGGGAGTGAACAGGTTTCATTCTTTGGTACCTTAAGCATACCATAGGGAACGGTTTGATCTATAGGCCCCATCAACATCTTGATGTGGTGGGGTATAGTGATAGATACTGAGCTGGAACTGAGGCTAATAGGATGTCTACACCTGGTTATTGTACCTTTGCTAATGGTAACTTGGTTACTGGATGAGTAAAAAGTAGCCAACTATGGGTAGTAGATCAAGTGTCGAGGCTGAGAATCAAGCTATGGCTCAT from Macadamia integrifolia cultivar HAES 741 unplaced genomic scaffold, SCU_Mint_v3 scaffold535, whole genome shotgun sequence harbors:
- the LOC122069107 gene encoding uncharacterized protein LOC122069107 encodes the protein MVAQHGLDGHTEQAIYYLSKKFTDCETRYTTLEKTCAALVWATRRLRHYMLTYSVFLVSKMDPIKYLFEKPTLTGRLARWLLLLAEFDIVYVTQKSIKGSVIAEHLSAHPVVDMRPLNDIFPDEDVVSVEVENEVGIWQMFFDGAANHKGCGAGVLLITPEGLNIPMAYRLDFECTNNMAEYEACLMGLKVAISIGVKRLERDNNRFADALATFASMVNFGLGEQIQPFIIDRRDHPSHQGFVNALKVDGRPWFSHIVDFIREGKYPADATQGDKRFLRRYATQFILHEDILYKRSFDGVQLVCMDEDQA